From Rhodamnia argentea isolate NSW1041297 chromosome 10, ASM2092103v1, whole genome shotgun sequence, a single genomic window includes:
- the LOC115742602 gene encoding uncharacterized protein LOC115742602 isoform X2: protein MSLSVASNISLDPNRRDGFIAADVERSSVVLTGKAFADIVGVRKALTAVSEPIICTSGGLPLSARLLVHGYNVVLLFAPEAAIQSWKDQLVSADAGLLSLLKALHYSFQLDILMAPMYTRYQLPLSWHLLTVLALSLLCPS from the exons ATGAG TTTGAGCGTGGCCTCCAATATCAGTCTTGATCCTAATCGCCGTGATGGATTTATAGCAGCTGATGTTGAGAGGTCATCAGTTGTTCTAACTGGTAAAGCCTTTGCCGATATAGTTGGAGTTAGGAAGGCATTAACTGCTGTATCTGAACCTATCATATGCACAAGCGGAGGCCTTCCTCTATCGGCAag GCTTCTAGTGCATGGGTATAATGTGGTTCTCCTATTTGCCCCTGAGGCTGCTATCCAGAGCTGGAAAGACCAGTTAGTGTCTGCAGATGCTGGCCTATTGTCTCTTCTGAAGGCACTGCACTACTCTTTCCAACTGGATATTCTGATGGCCCCTATGTATACAAGATACCAGCTGCCATTGTCCTGGCATCTGCTGACGG TACTGGCACTCTCCCTCCTTTGTCCGAGCTGA
- the LOC115742602 gene encoding uncharacterized protein LOC115742602 isoform X1, translating to MSLSVASNISLDPNRRDGFIAADVERSSVVLTGKAFADIVGVRKALTAVSEPIICTSGGLPLSARLLVHGYNVVLLFAPEAAIQSWKDQLVSADAGLLSLLKALHYSFQLDILMAPMYTRYQLPLSWHLLTGKTGHLHKTSIVT from the exons ATGAG TTTGAGCGTGGCCTCCAATATCAGTCTTGATCCTAATCGCCGTGATGGATTTATAGCAGCTGATGTTGAGAGGTCATCAGTTGTTCTAACTGGTAAAGCCTTTGCCGATATAGTTGGAGTTAGGAAGGCATTAACTGCTGTATCTGAACCTATCATATGCACAAGCGGAGGCCTTCCTCTATCGGCAag GCTTCTAGTGCATGGGTATAATGTGGTTCTCCTATTTGCCCCTGAGGCTGCTATCCAGAGCTGGAAAGACCAGTTAGTGTCTGCAGATGCTGGCCTATTGTCTCTTCTGAAGGCACTGCACTACTCTTTCCAACTGGATATTCTGATGGCCCCTATGTATACAAGATACCAGCTGCCATTGTCCTGGCATCTGCTGACGGGTAAGACAGGTCACCTGCATAAGACGAGTATAGTAACATAG
- the LOC115742598 gene encoding WEB family protein At5g16730, chloroplastic-like isoform X1 — protein MSSKSKSTSSETPNSKASPATPRVSKLGRGLTKAEPDASAPSPNPRLSVDRSPRSVASRPTVDRRSPKLTTPPDKPFFCMYFQKPVSRALKSSDLQTQLNLAQDELKKAKEHVALIEKEKAKALEELKETQKAAEDANEKLRDAMVAQKRAEESSEIEKFRAIELEQSGIEAAQKKEEEWERELEAVRSQHALDVAALLSTSQELQRIQHELAMACDAKNQALNHADDATKIAEIHAEKVQILSAELTRLKTLLDSKLETEASENNKMVSQLKVEIGSLREELEKAKGFEEKLAEREASIEQLNVELEAAKMAESYAHSLVEEWKNKVQDLEISVEEANKLEKSASESLTSVMKQLERSNDLLHDAESEVAALKEKVGLLELTTGKQTGDLQASEHRLDEVKEENLEMGKMIESLRTELNTVREEKTRAVNNEKLAASDVKSLLEEKTKLVSDLKISKEEEEKSKKAMESLASALHEVSAEARDTKEKLVCIQIEHENCESQMEDLELVLKATNEKCETMLDDAKHEMDILAAAVEQSKNEYENSKAEWEQKELHLVDCVKQSEEEKNGLQKERERLLNLLKQAEENAGAANQEEALLKDSLNKAEAEVTYLQEALGGAKAESMKFKESLLDKENELQGILQENEELRTREAASLAKADELSKLLEEARVKLHSEENGELSDTEKDYDLLPKVVEFSEENGHGREEKHMVETPPKDEESRVENFPEQNNVSEDVSDPMVVAKSECMNGKTEDESKGKEEKSVEVEYKMWESCKIEKKEFSPEREPEQESVEEEADLKADGGGSCDQINGTNSSENINDGGSSPSKQQNPKKKKPLLRKFGSLLKKKGASNPK, from the exons ATGTCTTCCAAGTCCAA ATCCACTTCGTCGGAAACTCCCAATAGCAAAGCTTCCCCCGCAACTCCAAGAGTCAGCAAATTGGGTCGTGGGTTGACGAAAGCGGAGCCTGATGCATCCGCTCCATCCCCCAATCCGCGCCTCTCGGTTGATCGCTCCCCGCGCTCTGTCGCCTCTAGACCCACAGTTGATCGCCGCTCCCCCAAGCTCACTACTCCACCTG ACAAGCCCTTTTTCTGTATGTACTTCCAGAAGCCGGTCTCGAGGGCGTTGAAGAGCTCTGACTTGCAAACACAATTAAATCTTGCTCAAGATGAACTTAAGAAAGCAAAGGAACACGTGGCTTTGATTGAGAAGGAGAAGGCAAAAGCTCTTGAGGAACTCAAGGAAACGCAAAAGGCTGCTGAAGATGCTAACGAAAAGCTTAGGGATGCTATGGTGGCACAGAAGCGAGCCGAGGAGAGTtcagaaattgaaaagttcagggCTATTGAGTTGGAGCAGTCAGGGATCGAGGCTGCtcaaaagaaggaagaagaatggGAGAGAGAGCTTGAAGCTGTGAGAAGCCAACATGCCTTGGATGTGGCTGCTCTTCTCTCCACTTCTCAGGAGCTCCAAAGGATTCAACATGAGCTGGCCATGGCTTGTGATGCCAAGAATCAGGCGCTGAACCATGCTGACGATGCGACTAAAATTGCCGAGATACATGCAGAGAAGGTGCAGATTCTCTCGGCCGAGCTGACCAGATTGAAAACTTTGCTTGATTCAAAGCTTGAAACAGAGGCCAGTGaaaacaacaaaatggtgtCGCAGCTCAAGGTAGAAATTGGCTCTCTGAGAGAAGAACTTGAGAAGGCCAAAGGCTTTGAAGAGAAGTTGGCGGAAAGAGAAGCTTCTATTGAGCAACTTAATGTTGAGCTAGAAGCTGCAAAGATGGCCGAGTCTTATGCACACAGTCTAGTGGAAGAATGGAAAAACAAGGTCCAGGACTTGGAGATTAGTGTAGAGGAGGCTAATAAGTTGGAGAAATCAGCATCAGAATCTTTGACTTCTGTGATGAAACAGTTAGAGAGAAGCAATGATTTGCTTCATGATGCTGAATCCGAAGTTGCTGCTCTTAAAGAGAAGGTGGGTTTGCTGGAACTGACGACTGGAAAGCAAACAGGAGATCTGCAGGCGTCAGAACATCGCCTTGATGAGGTGAAGGAAGAAAacttggaaatgggaaaaatgatCGAGTCTCTTAGAACTGAGCTCAATACTGTGAGGGAAGAGAAAACTCGAGCTGTGAACAATGAGAAACTTGCAGCTTCTGATGTTAAAAGTCTGTTGGAAGAGAAAACCAAACTTGTCagtgatttgaaaatttccaaggaggaagaagagaagagcaAAAAGGCAATGGAGAGTTTAGCTTCAGCCTTGCATGAAGTTTCTGCTGAAGCAAGGGATACGAAAGAGAAGCTTGTGTGCATTCAAATTGAGCATGAAAACTGTGAGTCCCAGATGGAGGATCTTGAATTGGTCTTGAAAGCGACAAATGAGAAATGTGAAACTATGCTTGATGATGCAAAACATGAAATGGATATTCTTGCAGCTGCTGTTGAACAATCCAAGAATGAATACGAGAACTCCAAGGCAGAGTGGGAGCAAAAGGAACTTCATCTGGTTGACTGTGTGAAGCAgtcagaagaagaaaagaatggcttgcaaaaagagagagagaggctgttAAATTTGCTCAAACAGGCTGAAGAAAATGCTGGTGCTGCAAACCAAGAAGAAGCTCTGTTAAAGGATAGTCTGAACAAAGCCGAAGCTGAGGTCACTTACTTACAGGAAGCTCTTGGAGGAGCAAAGGCTGAGAGCATGAAATTCAAGGAAAGCTTACTGGACAAAGAAAATGAGTTGCAGGGTATTCTTCAAGAAAATGAGGAGCTTCGGACAAGGGAAGCTGCTTCTCTTGCGAAGGCTGACGAATTATCTAAGCTTCTTGAAGAAGCTAGGGTGAAACTTCACAGCGAGGAAAATGGTGAGCTCTCGGATACTGAAAAGGATTATGATTTGCTTCCAAAGGTGGTTGAATTCTCTGAGGAGAATGGAcatggaagagaagaaaagcacATGGTGGAGACTCCACCAAAAGATGAAGAATCTAGGGTGGAAAATTTCCCAGAACAGAATAATGTGTCAGAGGATGTGTCTGATCCAATGGTTGTGGCCAAAAGTGAGTGTATGAATGGGAAAACAGAGGATGagagcaaaggaaaagaagaaaagtcagTAGAGGTCGAATACAAGATGTGGGAGAGTTGCAAAATCGAGAAGAAAGAGTTTTCACCAGAGAGAGAACCAGAGCAGGAATCAGTTGAAGAGGAAGCGGACTTAAAGGCTGATGGTGGTGGGAGCTGCGATCAGATAAACGGGACAAACTCATCAGAGAACATTAATGACGGTGGAAGCTCACCATCCAAGCAgcaaaatccaaagaaaaagaaaccgtTGCTCCGCAAGTTCGGAAGTTTACTAAAAAAGAAGGGTGCAAGCAATCCGAAATGA
- the LOC115742598 gene encoding WEB family protein At5g16730, chloroplastic-like isoform X2: MSSKSKSTSSETPNSKASPATPRVSKLGRGLTKAEPDASAPSPNPRLSVDRSPRSVASRPTVDRRSPKLTTPPDKPVSRALKSSDLQTQLNLAQDELKKAKEHVALIEKEKAKALEELKETQKAAEDANEKLRDAMVAQKRAEESSEIEKFRAIELEQSGIEAAQKKEEEWERELEAVRSQHALDVAALLSTSQELQRIQHELAMACDAKNQALNHADDATKIAEIHAEKVQILSAELTRLKTLLDSKLETEASENNKMVSQLKVEIGSLREELEKAKGFEEKLAEREASIEQLNVELEAAKMAESYAHSLVEEWKNKVQDLEISVEEANKLEKSASESLTSVMKQLERSNDLLHDAESEVAALKEKVGLLELTTGKQTGDLQASEHRLDEVKEENLEMGKMIESLRTELNTVREEKTRAVNNEKLAASDVKSLLEEKTKLVSDLKISKEEEEKSKKAMESLASALHEVSAEARDTKEKLVCIQIEHENCESQMEDLELVLKATNEKCETMLDDAKHEMDILAAAVEQSKNEYENSKAEWEQKELHLVDCVKQSEEEKNGLQKERERLLNLLKQAEENAGAANQEEALLKDSLNKAEAEVTYLQEALGGAKAESMKFKESLLDKENELQGILQENEELRTREAASLAKADELSKLLEEARVKLHSEENGELSDTEKDYDLLPKVVEFSEENGHGREEKHMVETPPKDEESRVENFPEQNNVSEDVSDPMVVAKSECMNGKTEDESKGKEEKSVEVEYKMWESCKIEKKEFSPEREPEQESVEEEADLKADGGGSCDQINGTNSSENINDGGSSPSKQQNPKKKKPLLRKFGSLLKKKGASNPK, encoded by the exons ATGTCTTCCAAGTCCAA ATCCACTTCGTCGGAAACTCCCAATAGCAAAGCTTCCCCCGCAACTCCAAGAGTCAGCAAATTGGGTCGTGGGTTGACGAAAGCGGAGCCTGATGCATCCGCTCCATCCCCCAATCCGCGCCTCTCGGTTGATCGCTCCCCGCGCTCTGTCGCCTCTAGACCCACAGTTGATCGCCGCTCCCCCAAGCTCACTACTCCACCTGAT AAGCCGGTCTCGAGGGCGTTGAAGAGCTCTGACTTGCAAACACAATTAAATCTTGCTCAAGATGAACTTAAGAAAGCAAAGGAACACGTGGCTTTGATTGAGAAGGAGAAGGCAAAAGCTCTTGAGGAACTCAAGGAAACGCAAAAGGCTGCTGAAGATGCTAACGAAAAGCTTAGGGATGCTATGGTGGCACAGAAGCGAGCCGAGGAGAGTtcagaaattgaaaagttcagggCTATTGAGTTGGAGCAGTCAGGGATCGAGGCTGCtcaaaagaaggaagaagaatggGAGAGAGAGCTTGAAGCTGTGAGAAGCCAACATGCCTTGGATGTGGCTGCTCTTCTCTCCACTTCTCAGGAGCTCCAAAGGATTCAACATGAGCTGGCCATGGCTTGTGATGCCAAGAATCAGGCGCTGAACCATGCTGACGATGCGACTAAAATTGCCGAGATACATGCAGAGAAGGTGCAGATTCTCTCGGCCGAGCTGACCAGATTGAAAACTTTGCTTGATTCAAAGCTTGAAACAGAGGCCAGTGaaaacaacaaaatggtgtCGCAGCTCAAGGTAGAAATTGGCTCTCTGAGAGAAGAACTTGAGAAGGCCAAAGGCTTTGAAGAGAAGTTGGCGGAAAGAGAAGCTTCTATTGAGCAACTTAATGTTGAGCTAGAAGCTGCAAAGATGGCCGAGTCTTATGCACACAGTCTAGTGGAAGAATGGAAAAACAAGGTCCAGGACTTGGAGATTAGTGTAGAGGAGGCTAATAAGTTGGAGAAATCAGCATCAGAATCTTTGACTTCTGTGATGAAACAGTTAGAGAGAAGCAATGATTTGCTTCATGATGCTGAATCCGAAGTTGCTGCTCTTAAAGAGAAGGTGGGTTTGCTGGAACTGACGACTGGAAAGCAAACAGGAGATCTGCAGGCGTCAGAACATCGCCTTGATGAGGTGAAGGAAGAAAacttggaaatgggaaaaatgatCGAGTCTCTTAGAACTGAGCTCAATACTGTGAGGGAAGAGAAAACTCGAGCTGTGAACAATGAGAAACTTGCAGCTTCTGATGTTAAAAGTCTGTTGGAAGAGAAAACCAAACTTGTCagtgatttgaaaatttccaaggaggaagaagagaagagcaAAAAGGCAATGGAGAGTTTAGCTTCAGCCTTGCATGAAGTTTCTGCTGAAGCAAGGGATACGAAAGAGAAGCTTGTGTGCATTCAAATTGAGCATGAAAACTGTGAGTCCCAGATGGAGGATCTTGAATTGGTCTTGAAAGCGACAAATGAGAAATGTGAAACTATGCTTGATGATGCAAAACATGAAATGGATATTCTTGCAGCTGCTGTTGAACAATCCAAGAATGAATACGAGAACTCCAAGGCAGAGTGGGAGCAAAAGGAACTTCATCTGGTTGACTGTGTGAAGCAgtcagaagaagaaaagaatggcttgcaaaaagagagagagaggctgttAAATTTGCTCAAACAGGCTGAAGAAAATGCTGGTGCTGCAAACCAAGAAGAAGCTCTGTTAAAGGATAGTCTGAACAAAGCCGAAGCTGAGGTCACTTACTTACAGGAAGCTCTTGGAGGAGCAAAGGCTGAGAGCATGAAATTCAAGGAAAGCTTACTGGACAAAGAAAATGAGTTGCAGGGTATTCTTCAAGAAAATGAGGAGCTTCGGACAAGGGAAGCTGCTTCTCTTGCGAAGGCTGACGAATTATCTAAGCTTCTTGAAGAAGCTAGGGTGAAACTTCACAGCGAGGAAAATGGTGAGCTCTCGGATACTGAAAAGGATTATGATTTGCTTCCAAAGGTGGTTGAATTCTCTGAGGAGAATGGAcatggaagagaagaaaagcacATGGTGGAGACTCCACCAAAAGATGAAGAATCTAGGGTGGAAAATTTCCCAGAACAGAATAATGTGTCAGAGGATGTGTCTGATCCAATGGTTGTGGCCAAAAGTGAGTGTATGAATGGGAAAACAGAGGATGagagcaaaggaaaagaagaaaagtcagTAGAGGTCGAATACAAGATGTGGGAGAGTTGCAAAATCGAGAAGAAAGAGTTTTCACCAGAGAGAGAACCAGAGCAGGAATCAGTTGAAGAGGAAGCGGACTTAAAGGCTGATGGTGGTGGGAGCTGCGATCAGATAAACGGGACAAACTCATCAGAGAACATTAATGACGGTGGAAGCTCACCATCCAAGCAgcaaaatccaaagaaaaagaaaccgtTGCTCCGCAAGTTCGGAAGTTTACTAAAAAAGAAGGGTGCAAGCAATCCGAAATGA
- the LOC115742609 gene encoding uncharacterized protein LOC115742609, whose product MAEIQKHHKPQKDEDEDKDKAKTCKRCKLSYAPSSNHSSACRFHPSFFVSRRHDDQRRYYELGPDDPPYAAKFYDCCGAEDPEAPGCTTSTHVSYDDD is encoded by the exons ATGGCGGAGATTCAGAAGCACCACAAGCCACAgaaagacgaagacgaagacaaAGACAAGGCCAAGACGTGCAAGAGGTGCAAACTCAGCTACGCTCCTTCCTCTAACCATTCCTCCGCCTGCCGCTTTCACCCTTCCTTCTTCGTCTCCCGTCGCCACGACGACCAACGCAG GTACTATGAGTTGGGACCTGATGATCCCCCTTATGCTGCCAAGTTCTACGACTGTTGTGGTGCAGAGGACCCCGAAGCTCCTGGCTGCACAACTAGCACCCACGTCTCTTATGATGACGATTAG